A window from Enterocloster bolteae encodes these proteins:
- a CDS encoding BglG family transcription antiterminator — MMQERQYKILKLLYRSDGFVTVERLAADVNCSLKTIRNDLKQLGSFLEEYGLGKVVSKSNKGVCLIKDKDWDTAKQAWNDVNQMELYGTDKHFQILELLLKQRSIQKMKLEQRLLISRLDAEKAASQASVWLTAHHVAVTCKRGQGLQIECSEYYWRMAMWELFADISRKRQEFGDQTLKSQTEKFLWGFDMAGVTGAIAGLEKKFGIHYSFDGYQQLSFLLSLCVIRIRKKEYAEIPADFGHQRAEWQGLEYDLSMAETCMESLKEYYHTDFPEGEKQFTVLVLGAAEIQEFTDEASRQTYMEANQNICRVTDKVISITGNILGQGLDRDDYLFDSLLLYMKSKTLKLRCGILEENPLKEVVKSKYPNIYAAAWSASLIIESELEVRIGEDEVAYLALYIGGAIERLNVGVEVCILCNHGIGISRILKEQIERSIQNINVVDVLTTRDTCKIQRSQCDFLISSVPVGDVFAGRDVVQIGNVLQPWDIQQIQNKMKQVRKKKMRRIAEKTELSEYQLFHPSLVYHFPERTHKKEIISFLCARLAEAGYVTKDYEQTVLDREETTSTVLELGVAIPHGAAFCVCRPVIAAAILEEPVDWGRDRRVDRIFLLALNLDERFKAKGQIIRFYSAIVTLLDDKEAYEEFHSLRGQEEIAGYLNSIVKGDRKA, encoded by the coding sequence ATGATGCAGGAACGGCAATATAAAATTCTGAAGCTGCTGTACAGGTCAGATGGATTTGTGACTGTGGAGCGTCTGGCGGCAGATGTGAATTGTTCCCTTAAGACTATCAGAAATGACCTGAAGCAGCTGGGAAGCTTCCTGGAAGAATATGGGCTGGGAAAGGTTGTCTCTAAGAGCAACAAAGGCGTGTGCCTTATAAAGGACAAGGACTGGGACACGGCAAAGCAGGCATGGAATGATGTGAACCAGATGGAGCTGTATGGCACAGACAAGCATTTCCAGATACTGGAACTCCTGCTGAAGCAGAGAAGCATACAGAAGATGAAACTGGAGCAAAGGCTTCTCATTAGCAGGCTGGATGCTGAAAAAGCTGCCAGCCAGGCATCTGTATGGCTGACGGCCCATCATGTAGCTGTTACCTGTAAGAGAGGCCAGGGATTGCAGATCGAGTGCAGCGAGTATTACTGGCGCATGGCCATGTGGGAACTCTTTGCAGATATATCCAGAAAGCGGCAGGAGTTTGGGGACCAGACCCTGAAAAGCCAGACAGAAAAGTTCCTGTGGGGATTTGATATGGCCGGGGTAACAGGGGCCATTGCAGGGCTGGAGAAAAAATTTGGGATACACTACAGCTTCGACGGGTACCAGCAGCTGTCATTTCTCCTGTCACTGTGTGTTATACGAATCAGGAAAAAGGAGTATGCAGAGATTCCTGCGGATTTTGGGCATCAGAGGGCAGAATGGCAGGGCCTGGAATATGACCTCAGTATGGCCGAAACATGTATGGAAAGTCTTAAGGAGTATTATCATACCGACTTCCCGGAAGGAGAAAAGCAGTTTACGGTATTAGTTTTAGGGGCTGCCGAGATACAGGAGTTTACAGACGAGGCGTCCAGGCAGACTTATATGGAGGCCAACCAAAACATCTGCCGGGTGACAGACAAGGTGATTTCCATTACCGGCAATATTCTGGGACAGGGGCTTGACAGGGATGATTACCTTTTTGACAGCCTCCTTCTGTATATGAAATCCAAGACCTTGAAACTGCGGTGCGGCATCCTGGAGGAAAATCCTCTGAAGGAGGTAGTGAAGTCCAAGTATCCCAATATTTATGCCGCTGCCTGGTCGGCAAGTCTTATCATTGAGTCTGAACTTGAAGTGAGAATCGGGGAAGATGAGGTGGCGTACCTGGCATTATATATAGGCGGTGCCATTGAGCGGCTGAACGTGGGAGTGGAGGTGTGCATCCTGTGCAATCATGGTATCGGAATATCCAGAATTCTCAAAGAGCAGATTGAGCGCTCCATACAGAATATTAATGTAGTGGATGTCCTGACCACAAGGGATACATGTAAGATTCAGAGGAGCCAGTGTGATTTTCTTATATCATCTGTTCCGGTGGGGGATGTGTTTGCAGGCAGGGATGTGGTACAGATTGGAAATGTGCTGCAGCCCTGGGATATACAGCAGATTCAGAATAAGATGAAACAGGTGCGGAAAAAGAAGATGAGACGGATTGCCGAAAAGACAGAGCTCTCCGAGTACCAGCTGTTTCATCCGTCCCTTGTATACCATTTTCCGGAAAGGACACATAAGAAGGAAATCATATCCTTCCTGTGCGCCAGGCTGGCAGAGGCGGGTTATGTTACAAAGGATTATGAGCAGACTGTACTGGACAGGGAGGAAACCACATCCACTGTGCTGGAACTTGGGGTGGCCATTCCCCATGGAGCTGCGTTTTGTGTCTGCCGCCCGGTCATTGCGGCCGCCATATTGGAGGAACCGGTAGATTGGGGCAGGGACAGGAGAGTGGACCGGATTTTTCTTCTGGCATTGAATCTGGATGAACGGTTTAAGGCAAAAGGGCAGATTATCCGCTTTTATTCCGCCATTGTGACTTTATTGGACGACAAGGAGGCCTATGAAGAATTCCACAGCCTGAGAGGGCAGGAAGAAATAGCAGGCTATTTAAATTCTATAGTAAAAGGAGACAGGAAAGCATGA
- a CDS encoding PTS sugar transporter subunit IIA: MNLLEVINENAVAVNVKAQNKEEVFECVCDLLLKDGSITSKEEFKQDLYIRESQGKTGIGDGIAIPHGKSLAVKRNCISVLKLEQPIQWETLDGLPAQVFIIFAINQKDKDDYFLRLMASVAKKLAQEGTCGKLMGSSTKEDILEAFC, from the coding sequence ATGAATCTGCTGGAGGTAATCAATGAAAATGCAGTGGCCGTCAATGTAAAGGCGCAGAATAAGGAGGAGGTGTTTGAATGTGTGTGCGACCTTCTTTTAAAGGACGGCAGCATTACATCCAAGGAAGAGTTCAAGCAGGATTTATATATACGGGAATCCCAGGGAAAAACAGGCATAGGGGACGGAATCGCCATTCCCCATGGAAAGTCGCTGGCAGTGAAGCGTAACTGTATATCGGTCCTTAAGCTGGAACAGCCCATTCAGTGGGAGACGCTGGATGGCCTGCCTGCCCAGGTTTTCATTATATTTGCCATCAATCAAAAGGACAAGGATGATTATTTCCTGCGCCTTATGGCCAGCGTGGCTAAAAAGCTGGCACAGGAAGGAACGTGCGGCAAACTGATGGGAAGCAGCACAAAGGAAGATATTCTGGAAGCATTTTGCTAG
- a CDS encoding PTS fructose transporter subunit IIB, with amino-acid sequence MKIVGVTACTAGIAHTYIVKEKLEQAARKLGYTCRIETQGSIGIEEQLTPEEIQEADVVILAIDVKISGENRFKGKPVVRMSTEKAMKNTGAMLQSIEEALTKKKNGGN; translated from the coding sequence ATGAAGATAGTAGGGGTTACGGCATGTACTGCGGGTATTGCGCATACATACATTGTCAAGGAAAAGCTGGAGCAGGCAGCACGGAAGCTGGGATATACATGCAGAATCGAGACCCAGGGGAGCATCGGAATCGAGGAGCAGCTGACACCGGAGGAAATCCAGGAGGCAGATGTGGTCATCCTGGCCATTGATGTGAAAATATCAGGGGAAAACCGGTTTAAGGGTAAACCAGTGGTGCGCATGAGCACGGAGAAGGCCATGAAAAATACGGGAGCAATGCTTCAGAGTATTGAGGAAGCTCTGACAAAAAAGAAAAACGGAGGGAATTAA
- a CDS encoding PTS fructose transporter subunit IIC has translation MGGLKLSEIKKHVMTGISFMIPIVVGAGLCMALGTAIGGTKVSEAEGTLIWYIWRTGKIGMGFVVPVITAAIAYSIADRPAIAPGLILGSIASEIYTGFIGGIIAAFLVGYTVLFLKKYLKVPKTMQGLVPVLILPFLTTLICGALMFAVIGKPVAFVINALQNWLIGLQGGSKFILGAIVGGMCGVDFGGPIGKTASLFANGLLVDGIYGPEAVKLVTCMIPPVGVTLSYILTRNKYTKAEKEAVKAAFPMGICMITEGVIPLAMNDPLRVIGSSVIATSIAGGLTMVLGIENYVTAGGWFIIPLSNKPMMMAAMVVLGGVIMGVILSLWKKVVTEDDSMDFGMEQENGESTTEGMTFENF, from the coding sequence ATGGGTGGGTTAAAACTATCAGAGATTAAGAAGCATGTGATGACAGGAATATCGTTTATGATTCCCATAGTTGTGGGCGCCGGCTTATGTATGGCTCTGGGAACTGCCATTGGCGGGACCAAGGTATCAGAGGCAGAGGGTACCCTGATATGGTACATCTGGAGAACCGGTAAGATTGGCATGGGCTTTGTGGTGCCTGTGATCACTGCTGCCATCGCGTATTCCATCGCGGACAGGCCGGCCATTGCCCCTGGACTGATTCTGGGGTCCATTGCATCGGAAATTTATACAGGATTTATCGGAGGCATTATTGCGGCATTTCTTGTGGGCTATACGGTGCTGTTCCTGAAAAAATATCTGAAGGTGCCTAAGACCATGCAGGGGCTGGTTCCTGTACTTATTCTGCCTTTCCTGACAACGCTGATTTGCGGAGCCCTTATGTTTGCTGTCATAGGGAAACCGGTTGCCTTTGTCATCAATGCATTGCAGAACTGGCTGATAGGACTTCAGGGGGGATCCAAATTCATCCTGGGAGCCATAGTGGGAGGTATGTGCGGTGTTGACTTTGGCGGGCCTATCGGCAAGACCGCATCCCTGTTTGCCAATGGTCTTCTGGTGGACGGTATCTACGGACCGGAGGCAGTTAAGCTGGTTACATGTATGATTCCTCCTGTGGGCGTGACCCTTTCCTACATCCTTACCAGAAACAAGTACACAAAGGCCGAGAAGGAGGCGGTAAAGGCCGCGTTCCCAATGGGCATCTGCATGATTACAGAGGGTGTGATTCCTCTGGCTATGAACGACCCGCTGCGCGTAATCGGTTCCTCCGTGATTGCCACCTCCATAGCAGGAGGCCTGACCATGGTTCTGGGAATTGAGAACTATGTAACAGCAGGAGGATGGTTTATCATCCCGCTGTCCAATAAGCCAATGATGATGGCAGCCATGGTGGTCCTGGGAGGCGTCATCATGGGAGTGATACTCTCCCTGTGGAAGAAAGTGGTGACGGAAGACGATTCCATGGACTTTGGAATGGAACAGGAAAATGGGGAGAGCACCACAGAAGGAATGACATTTGAGAACTTTTAA
- a CDS encoding class II fructose-bisphosphate aldolase — protein sequence MLLNLREILEPAVKDNFAVGGFNVTESTMFKAIVEEAQYREAPAIIQVSPNEFQFSERELYLYFSVRLQRSRNPFVLHYDHSKSYEGCIRAIQAGFTSVMFDGSQMEYDQNVECTRRVVEAAHGAGVSVEGEIGTIGETEDYLNGTVRDMVYTSPELARRFVEDTGVDALAVSIGTVHGILPKGYVPKLQLGLLKELAAAVPVPLVLHGGSGTPHDEVAAACRTGIHKVNISSEFKHAYYQSVREFVTNHPTLVSPTRVLKDAVQEVRNVAGTKMQVLGSTGKSHCYRKY from the coding sequence ATGCTGCTGAATCTGCGGGAAATACTGGAACCTGCCGTAAAGGATAATTTTGCAGTGGGAGGATTTAATGTAACAGAAAGTACCATGTTCAAAGCCATTGTGGAGGAGGCGCAGTACCGGGAAGCCCCGGCCATTATCCAGGTCTCTCCCAATGAATTCCAGTTTTCGGAACGGGAACTGTACCTGTATTTCTCGGTCCGCCTGCAGCGCAGCAGGAATCCTTTTGTACTGCACTATGACCACAGCAAATCCTATGAGGGATGCATCCGCGCGATCCAGGCAGGCTTTACCTCTGTCATGTTTGACGGCTCGCAGATGGAGTATGACCAGAATGTGGAGTGTACACGCCGGGTCGTGGAGGCGGCCCATGGGGCCGGCGTATCGGTGGAAGGGGAGATTGGCACCATAGGGGAGACCGAGGACTATTTAAACGGCACGGTCCGGGATATGGTATATACATCACCGGAGCTGGCCAGACGGTTTGTAGAGGACACCGGCGTGGACGCCCTGGCAGTTTCCATTGGCACGGTACACGGCATTCTTCCAAAAGGATATGTGCCTAAGCTGCAGCTTGGGCTTCTGAAAGAGCTGGCAGCTGCGGTGCCGGTGCCGTTAGTTCTTCACGGAGGTTCCGGCACGCCCCATGATGAGGTTGCGGCTGCCTGCAGGACAGGCATACACAAGGTAAATATATCCAGTGAGTTCAAACATGCCTATTACCAAAGCGTAAGGGAATTTGTAACAAATCATCCAACCCTGGTCAGTCCCACACGGGTCCTTAAGGATGCAGTGCAGGAGGTTAGAAATGTGGCAGGGACAAAGATGCAGGTGCTGGGCAGTACCGGGAAATCGCATTGCTACAGGAAATACTAA
- a CDS encoding class II fructose-bisphosphate aldolase translates to MYTDIKTILDDANKNNYAVLAASAFNMELARGLIAAADEMQAPLIILMGQAQMTKHARPELMVPMIKTLAEQTNVPVALILDHGRDWEKITWAYRQGFSSIMVDASAYDMEENIARTKKAVELCHVQGLAVEGELGHVGQAATLDGCDVSLYTKPEEAVRFVQETGVDSLAIACGTAHGDYPKGFIPTINFDVIKGVKQAVNMPLALHGGSGSGDENIRKAVEAGINKVNIATEIFNACRDYAKNRLDEKPDLDYMSLMMEVEQECKKTVKHFISLTGSEGKAAGFKKKYAFCHGISQIDTGIGE, encoded by the coding sequence ATGTATACAGATATCAAAACAATTCTTGATGATGCAAATAAAAACAACTATGCTGTTCTGGCGGCATCCGCATTTAACATGGAGCTGGCCAGGGGACTTATAGCGGCAGCAGATGAAATGCAGGCGCCGCTCATTATCCTCATGGGCCAGGCCCAGATGACAAAGCACGCCAGGCCGGAGCTGATGGTTCCCATGATTAAGACCCTGGCAGAACAGACCAATGTGCCGGTGGCCCTGATTCTGGACCATGGCAGGGACTGGGAGAAAATTACATGGGCTTACAGGCAGGGATTTTCCTCCATCATGGTGGATGCCTCGGCCTATGACATGGAGGAGAACATTGCCAGGACTAAAAAGGCGGTGGAGCTGTGTCATGTACAGGGACTGGCAGTGGAGGGCGAGCTGGGTCATGTAGGCCAGGCCGCCACTCTGGACGGATGCGACGTGTCGCTGTACACAAAGCCGGAGGAAGCCGTGCGATTTGTGCAGGAGACCGGGGTGGACAGCCTGGCCATTGCCTGCGGCACTGCCCATGGGGATTATCCCAAAGGCTTTATCCCCACCATTAATTTTGATGTTATAAAAGGTGTGAAGCAGGCAGTGAACATGCCTCTGGCGCTTCACGGCGGATCCGGATCCGGAGACGAGAACATCAGGAAAGCAGTGGAAGCAGGAATCAACAAGGTGAACATTGCCACCGAGATATTCAATGCATGCCGGGATTACGCAAAAAACCGTCTGGATGAAAAACCGGACCTGGATTATATGTCCCTTATGATGGAAGTGGAACAGGAATGTAAGAAAACAGTAAAGCATTTTATCAGCCTGACCGGTTCTGAGGGGAAGGCAGCCGGATTTAAGAAAAAGTATGCATTCTGCCACGGAATCAGCCAGATTGATACTGGGATTGGCGAATAG
- a CDS encoding AraC family transcriptional regulator has translation MDIPFSRYTEKLPEEFSVRHKITETTEKRNFHLHRQMEIIFALSGNLKCKFETGEIDIPRNGLILFNQMDLHYIYPEDGSGICDRYVLYFSSNYISRFSTPEVNLLECFLFRPGNQPVVLTVPDRQLDSFLSVLSRMEDYNRPESGCSASPVYGRDLHLKFLLGEFLLLTNQLYTERFGPLNTAAYQEHARLVYDIYEYIGGHYSDNLSTDSLSRLFLISKTQLYHVFKEISGMTVSDYITEYRITRAKDFLINTDYSVEMIGQAVGYTNLSSFSRVFKEQAGCSPIQYRRKHAD, from the coding sequence ATGGACATCCCGTTTTCACGCTACACGGAAAAGCTGCCGGAGGAATTTTCCGTAAGGCACAAGATAACTGAGACAACTGAAAAAAGGAATTTCCACCTGCACAGGCAGATGGAAATTATATTTGCTCTGTCCGGCAACTTAAAATGCAAGTTTGAAACAGGGGAGATTGATATTCCCAGAAATGGGTTGATTCTGTTTAACCAGATGGATCTGCACTATATCTATCCGGAGGACGGTTCAGGAATCTGCGACCGGTATGTGCTGTATTTTTCCTCCAATTACATATCCCGGTTCTCCACTCCTGAAGTGAATCTGCTGGAATGTTTCCTGTTTCGTCCCGGCAATCAGCCCGTGGTACTCACTGTTCCGGACCGGCAGCTGGACTCCTTTCTCTCCGTGCTCTCCAGGATGGAGGATTACAACAGGCCGGAAAGCGGCTGCTCTGCTTCACCTGTTTACGGTAGAGATCTGCACCTTAAATTTCTGCTGGGCGAATTTCTTCTGCTGACCAACCAGCTCTACACCGAGAGGTTTGGCCCTCTAAACACGGCTGCCTACCAGGAGCATGCCCGGCTGGTATATGATATTTATGAATACATCGGGGGCCATTACAGCGACAATCTGAGCACGGACAGCCTGTCCCGGCTATTTTTAATCAGCAAGACCCAGCTGTATCATGTCTTTAAGGAGATCTCCGGGATGACAGTGAGCGACTATATTACAGAATACCGCATCACCAGGGCAAAGGACTTTCTCATTAATACGGATTACTCCGTGGAAATGATTGGACAGGCCGTGGGATATACCAACCTCAGTTCATTTTCCAGGGTCTTCAAAGAGCAGGCCGGATGCAGCCCAATCCAGTACCGGAGGAAGCATGCGGATTAG
- a CDS encoding aminotransferase class V-fold PLP-dependent enzyme translates to MDVTEIRRDFPILNQEGKPLVYLDNGATTQKPQAVIDRLCRYYSMENSNIHRGSYPLSSQASRMYERARETVRSWVDAEYGEEIVFTKGCTESVNLAAAAVFETYVCPGDNVIVTELEHSSNYFPWKNQCEKKCAQFRVALAQTDGSLRAEDVLDQMDSRTRLIAVTAMSNVTGFCPDVDRIIREAHKRGVLVLIDAAQAVVHRAISVRQMKCDFLCFSGHKIYGPMGIGVLYGRKMYLEEMAPYLYGGDMVVKGDRGEVSYKKSPSKYEAGTQDIAGALGLEAALLYLNRRGFEEMIQYEAELGAYLRERLEAVKGVHVIGEPAVRQPLSGRSEPQPQSGGSVPQPQSAGSVSPIALFETDKLGAYDIGVLLANSGIAVRSGSHCAYPLMKRMGKESLCRVSLSFYNTKQEIEYMAERLERICGRGS, encoded by the coding sequence ATGGATGTAACTGAAATCCGCAGGGATTTTCCAATTCTGAACCAGGAAGGAAAGCCGTTAGTCTACCTGGACAACGGGGCCACAACCCAGAAGCCCCAGGCTGTTATTGACCGGCTGTGCAGGTACTATTCCATGGAGAATTCCAATATACACAGAGGAAGCTACCCCCTCAGCAGCCAGGCATCCCGTATGTATGAAAGGGCCAGGGAGACGGTCCGGTCATGGGTGGATGCGGAGTATGGGGAGGAAATCGTATTTACCAAAGGATGTACGGAGTCAGTCAATCTGGCTGCCGCGGCTGTATTTGAGACATATGTCTGCCCGGGAGATAATGTGATTGTCACTGAGTTGGAACATTCCTCCAACTATTTTCCCTGGAAGAATCAATGTGAGAAAAAATGCGCGCAATTCCGTGTGGCATTGGCACAGACAGACGGCAGCCTGAGGGCGGAGGATGTGCTGGATCAGATGGACAGCCGCACCAGACTGATTGCCGTCACGGCCATGTCCAACGTGACAGGCTTCTGCCCGGACGTGGACCGTATTATAAGAGAAGCCCACAAACGGGGCGTACTGGTCCTGATAGACGCTGCTCAGGCCGTTGTCCACCGGGCTATATCCGTCAGGCAGATGAAATGTGATTTCCTTTGCTTCTCCGGCCACAAGATATACGGCCCTATGGGAATCGGGGTACTGTACGGAAGAAAGATGTATCTGGAGGAGATGGCTCCCTATCTGTACGGCGGGGATATGGTGGTGAAAGGAGACCGGGGAGAAGTTTCATATAAGAAATCCCCGTCCAAATACGAAGCCGGTACCCAGGATATAGCCGGAGCGCTTGGACTGGAGGCAGCTCTGCTCTATCTCAATCGCAGGGGATTTGAGGAGATGATCCAATATGAGGCGGAACTGGGCGCGTATCTGAGGGAACGCCTGGAAGCAGTTAAAGGGGTACATGTAATTGGGGAACCGGCTGTGCGGCAGCCCTTATCTGGCAGGTCCGAACCACAGCCGCAGTCTGGCGGGTCCGTACCACAGCCGCAGTCTGCCGGGTCCGTGTCGCCCATAGCATTGTTCGAGACAGATAAGCTGGGTGCTTATGACATAGGTGTTCTGCTGGCCAATAGCGGAATAGCGGTCCGAAGCGGTTCCCACTGCGCCTACCCCCTAATGAAACGTATGGGAAAGGAAAGTCTCTGCCGCGTATCATTGTCTTTTTACAATACAAAGCAGGAGATTGAATATATGGCAGAGAGGCTGGAACGGATCTGCGGGAGGGGAAGCTAA
- a CDS encoding SufE family protein, translated as MDEKDQTDICQSDICRTDICRAEKKYIDSLLRLQDPGAQCEYLLMLGMEKPLLDSLRVDRYRIGGCRTAIWLRAEDRDGMVHFYSDSDSLLVRGVLSILEELYQARTPEIIKSHPMRFLDYISDDVIYPEIKENGLSKCYQMLAHM; from the coding sequence ATGGATGAAAAAGACCAGACAGACATATGCCAATCGGACATATGCCGGACAGATATATGCCGGGCAGAGAAAAAGTATATTGACAGTCTGCTCCGGTTGCAGGACCCTGGAGCCCAGTGTGAATACCTTCTTATGCTTGGAATGGAAAAGCCTTTGTTGGATTCCCTGCGTGTGGACCGGTACAGGATTGGAGGATGCAGGACTGCAATATGGCTCCGGGCAGAGGACCGGGATGGAATGGTACATTTTTACAGTGACAGTGATTCGCTGCTGGTACGGGGCGTGCTTTCCATTCTGGAAGAACTGTACCAGGCAAGAACGCCGGAAATCATAAAGTCCCATCCCATGAGATTTCTGGATTATATATCTGACGATGTGATTTACCCTGAGATTAAGGAAAATGGATTGTCAAAATGTTATCAGATGCTGGCCCATATGTGA